The window AAAATGTGCATTGCTGCACTTAGTAATGGTTTCGAAAGTTTCTGTCCTTGATATTCAGGAATAACACCGACCCAATGTATTCGACCCGTTATTTCACCATTGCCTCGTAAGTCGCCATACCATGCTGTCGTTGTTGCAATCGCCTCTCCCTGTTCATTCTCAATGAATAGACAACGCATTTTCATGTCATCGATATGTGACCCGAATTCTTTAGTAAAGTGTTTGAGTGCATTTTTTTCATCTTTGAATTCATCTACACTTGCTTCAATTCTCGCCCAATTATGTTCGTCACCTTTTTCAAACAACCTAATTTGAAATCCATTTGGAAGTGGGTATTCAGGAATATTCAGCAAGTTTTTCCTTACCATTTTCAATCGAATTCTTTTCATTAAAACCATCTCCTTCTATTTTCAACCGTTACTAATAAGCCTTTACAGTTACCTTTTTATATTTCAATGCTCTTTCTTTTAAACGAATAACTCCAGTTTCATTTCCTATATCTGATTTTTTCATCACTAGATATGTTGAAATAAAGAATCCCATTGAACCCGCTGCGCCTGTGTTGCACTCAGTTGTTCAACGTATTTAGATAGTTTCACCAATGCGTTCGCTTTTTGTATTGAACGTACACTATCGAGGTCTAAACATAAATTAGACAATCAAAAACCTACAAATTGGGATCATCTTATTATATCCCATTTGAGAAATGTCTGGACCGCCCTGTGTACCGAAAATACCCACAATTAAAATCACTAAATTCAAACTTTTAACACAAAGGGTTCAGCCCCTTCTTCCATGGGTATTTTATTGGATGGAGCTTGTTTCATAGGAGGTGGATCTTTAAATGTTTGGACTCAGGGATTTAGTGTCATTGATTACTTCTGCATTTATCATCTTGCCTGTTGTTATATTTTTAAGGGAGTCTGGTTACTTCATTATCAGTGGTATTTTCGGTGTTAAAAACCCAAGGCTTACCATTGGATCAGGTCCCCGGATTTTCAAATTCGGAGTCTTTGACGTGCGAAAGTATTATCATGTATACAGTTGGTTTTCCTATGACTCGTTAAAAAGAAAAAATAATTTTTCATATATATGTATTTACGCGGGGCCGATTCTTACCAATCTCATAATTGCTGTAACCATCAATGCCCTTCTAGCTAATGGGATGCTACAGGACTATAAAACGTTTTGGGAGCGATTTATTTTTTATGCTTTCTATTATGTGCTTTTTGACGCGGTTCCCATGATAACCATAAATGGGAAGCCGAATAATGGGATGATCATTTACGAAATGCTGCGCTATGGTAAACGGACCGACTACAATAATGATCCTTTCATTCCTGCAACAAGTGATGTAGAAGAGCAATACCAGGAAAGTATGAATAAAATAAAGGAAATTGATGAAGAAAAAGAGGAGAAGGGATGAATGAATATAGTGGCTATTTTATCAAGCATCGGAAACGGAGGAACCTGATGACTTACTCAAAGACAACCAATTCACACGCCCAAGTAAACATGCAGTGAAAAAGAAGTCAAAACATACGTTCCTTTCGCGATATAATAGATTGACAATTGCATAGCAGGGTGGGCGGTTGGTCACTTCCATGAGAATGGAGGTGATGCAAATGACAACATACGAAACGATGAGTTTACTAATACAGCTTAGTGCTGTATTGTTAACTACTTTTACTCTTTTTGTTACATTGATTATTTTCTTTGTAAAAAAGAAATAACCGTCCCCCCGCAAAAGGTTTGACGGTTATTTCTGACCTCGGACCAACCGCTCTTTCTGCGGTCTGTAATTGTAGGACTGGATATTAGCGTATCCAGTCTTTTTACTATATGCTTCTGCTGTCATTATATACAGAATAGCTGATGCATTCAAGCCAATAGCTGTTATTTTGGTATCTGTATATTAAAAAGATTGAATTTTCCATTGGGTATTATTGCTCCCGGCTGCCATTTTTCGGAGCTGGGGTGTTGTTGACTTTCTTTGTCCTTATTTAGAGAAGGTAATCAAATTCTAAACGATTCAGCTCATGGTACCTGCAACTAAATTAAAACATTTTAGTCGTCCAATTTTCACCGTTCCAAACGTCTGTCACAACGCCTTCATAAAAATCAGGTTCGTGAGAGATAAGCAAGACGCTTCCTTTGTATTCCTTCAGGGCGCGTTTCAATTCCTCTTTCGCCTCATGATCGAGGTGATTCGTCGGCTCATCGAGAACAAGCAAATTCGTTTCCCGGTTAATTAATTTACAGAGACGCACTTTCGCCCGTTCTCCACCGCTTAATACCTTCACTTTGCTTTCAATATGTTTTGTTGTCAATCCACATCTGGCCAATGCCGCACGTACTTCATATTGCGTAAAATGGGGGAAAGCTTCCCATACTTCTTCTAGGCAGGTATTGTTATTTTCCGCCTTTGCTTCCTGCTCGAAATACCCGATTTCCAAATGCTCACCACGTTCAACAGAACCTGAAAGTGCAGGGATTTCTCCAAGAATGCTCTTTAATAGCGTCGTTTTCCCGATCCCATTTGCACCCGACAAGGCGATTTTCTGCCCACGTTCCATCGTCAGATCCAAGGCCTTCGACAATGGCTCCTCATATCCGATAACAAGTTCCTTCGTTTCGAATAGAAATCTTCCAGGCGTCCGTGCTTGTTTGAAATCGAATTGCGGCTTCGGCTTTTCAGCATCCAATTCGATGACATCCATCTTGTCCAATTTCTTCTGACGAGACATGGCCATTCTGCTGGTCGCGGCATTCGCTTTATTGCGGGCCACGAAGTCTTTGAGATGTGCAATCTCCTTCTGTTGTTTCTTGAAGGCGGCCTCCACTTGCTGTTTCTTCATCTCATGCACACGCAAAAATTCATCATAATCCCCGGCATACCGAGTAATCTGTTGGTTCTCCATATGGTAGATAAGCTGTATGACACTATTCAAGAAAGGGATGTCATGAGATATTAATATGAACGCATTCGCATAGTTCTGTAAATAATTACGCAGCCAATCGATATGCTCTACATCCAAATAGTTTGTCGGCTCATCCAGGAGAAGGATATCCGGTTTTTCCAGCAATAACTTGCCGAGTAAAACCTTCGTCCGCTGTCCCCCGCTCAAGTCATGAACGTCACGATCCAAACCGAATTCATCCAATCCCAGTCCGTTCGCCACTTCCTCTACTTTCGAATCGATTATGTAAAAATCATTATGCGTTAACGCTTCTTGTATTTCACCCGTCTCTTCAAGGAGCGCTTCCAGTTCATCCGCATCCACATCAGCCATCTTGGCGAATAGCGCGTTCATTTCTGCCTCCTGATCATACAAATATTGAAAGGCAGTGCGTAGAACGTCACGGATGCTCATCCCCTGTTTCAACGCAACGTGTTGATCCAAATACCCGACACGCACCCGCTTCGCCCAGCTCACTGTTCCCGCATCCGGCTCCAGCTTGCGCGTGATGATGTTCATGAAGGTAGATTTCCCTTCACCATTAGCACCGACCAATCCAATATGTTCACCTTGCAATAAACGGAAAGAGACGTCTTCGAAAATCGCGCGATCCCCGAAACCGTGGCTTAAATTTGTTACAGTCAATAAACTCATATGTTTTACACCTTTTCCTTCATTAAGAATGGTTCTACTTGTCCAGCGCTATCTTCAACTAATAATTGCCGAATCTTCTCCATTATATAGGGATTTAGCGGATGAAGATAGGATTTTAAGCTACGAAGTATTTGATTATTTCACATGCCAGGTACCCTAATTTTATCTCCACTGAATTTAGTACGGTTCTTTTTTCTCTTTATAACGTTTCCAAACAATTAGCGGTATCAACAGCAATGATAGATACATACCGAGCAAACCTAAAACGGCATAACTGGAGTAGGCTACAATAATTCCTGACAGTATACTGCCCGCTGTTCCAGCTAAAGCAACCCACACATCAACAGAACCTTGTGTTTTTGCGCGTGTTTTCATATCAGTCGAATCGATTATGATGGCTGTTCCACTGATTAAGCCAAAATTCCATCCAAGGCCCAGCAATATCAAAGCAATCGTTAACCAGGCCATGGAATCACCTGGAGCAAAGGCTGCAATGAAACCTGCGACTGATAAAGTGACACCCGAAGCAATGACCATAGCTGTACGTCCGACTTTGTCGACTAATAGACCTGTCCCAAGCGATGGCAAATACATTGCCGCGATATGCAAACTAATCACCATTCCAACGACTGTCAGTCCAGACCCATGATTTTGCATATGAATTGGTGTCATCGTCATGATTGCTACCATGATGAGATGAGACAAGACGAGAACCATCGCACCGACAACAATACCAATTCGGTTTATTTTATAATGTAGTTTTTTACTTACTTCTGTACTGTTTGAATCAACTTGCACTTCCTGCTGTACAGCAATTGCTTTTGCAACCAGAAATGGGTCAGGACGTAAATACAGAAATAATGTTAGCCCTGCTACGAGGTACGCAGCTGCTGCTAATATGAATGGCCCTGCCAGAGCTGGAATCCCCAATGTCATTGCGAAGTTCCCCATCGGTGTCACTAAATTCGGGCCGGCCACTGCACCAATAGTAGTAGAAACCATCGCGATACTGATCGCTGTCGCGCGTTGCTTTTCATTGGCTAAATCTGTTCCGGCATAACGTGCCTGTAAATTCGTCGATGTACCTGCTCCATAGACGAATAACGAAATAAACAATAATACCACATTGTCAATTGTTGTTGCGAGAATGACACCCATTGCCCCGATCCCACCGGTGATGAACCCGAGTGAAAGCCCGTAACGACGACCGAAACGCTGTGAAATCCTGCCAACTAAGAACGCAGAAAGCGCTGAACCAAGCGTAAACAAGGCGGCCGGCACCCCTGCATAGCTTGCAGTGCCTAACATATCCCTAGCAATTAACGCACCAACAGTAATCCCTGCCGCAAGTCCTGCCCCGCCAAATATTTGTGACATTACAACAACAAACAGCGATCTTTTATAGAGCTTTTGTTGTTCCTCAATTGAATCTACATAGTGCGCTATTTCCGTGAAATCTCTTTTCCTCATATTCCGCCCCCTTCCCACGCCCCACGTGATACGTTTTTTTGAAAAAGCACCTATTGATAGCTAACAACCGTCTATCCTACTTAGTGGAGTTTCTAACCATTCCCAAAATTCCATACCAGACACAAAGACAAAATGGTCGCACGTACAAAAAATTATACAAAAAAGGTCATAAGGTCAAGTAGATATCTCATTTCCTTTGTATTATTATCCAATAATAGATCCCTATCAGTAATGCTCAGATTCCATTCAATACTCCCAACGTCTCCAAAACATGTTCGAGAAAATCTGCAATGTCATCCATATGCCCTTCATTCATTTTGGACTTGAATTTAACTTCAATACTGTCAAGATAACTTGATGCTTCTTGTTCAAATACGAAGCTCAGTATTTGTGTTAATTCAATTTCATCTTCCCAAATAGTGTTTAGTGCTTGCTCAATCTGTTTGCACTGTATAGCAACATTTTGAACACTTTTGTTAAATCGCAGTAACAAGGAACAACCGAAATTCTTTCCAGGCAGCTCCAATATCTCCCCCGCCAAATCTTCTACGGATGCCCCCAATACAATTTCCGCCGTTACATCCGGTTGATTGACTAGTGTAAATTGAACAGCAAAATCCCTGGCAAGAATGGAAAAATCCATTCGATCAATCCGGTTCGTAATCGTTATTTTTCGATCTAAGTTATCGAGATCATACACTTGGTTTTCAAATGCTACTTTTAAATTCTCAAAAATTGTTGGATCGTACAATTTGATTCCTCCAAACAACGTTATCATGTACAAAATGAGTAAAGGGTCATCTATCCCATAGAAACATCATATAGTATTCCGATTTTAAGTATTGTTTTATTTTCCGTAACATTTCTTATATTTCTTTCTTTATATAATGAATTAAAGAATCCCATTGAATCTGCTGTGGCGCTCAATAATGAGGGAGTTGTAATTCGGAATGTGGATTATAGATCGCTTGGCGCTTTGGGGATGCCTTTCGCCGTGAGCCTGGATTAGCGCTTCGCATCCAGTCTTACGGCTTCGGCGACCCCTTTGCCGCGCCGGCGCTAGGGTGTTCATTATCGAGAGAAATTTGATTTTGAGATGTATATGCCGAGAGTATATGTGATTACTAGTTGATACTATATAAATTGAAATAAAGAACTCCATCGAATCGCTCCGGCGCTAGGGGATGCCTTCCGCCATAAGCCAAGCAGCTTCGCCGCCAGTCTTATGGCTTCGGCTACCCCTGCTAAGGCGCCTTCGCTCAGTTTATACAACGGATTCAATAGTTCAACATATAGAATTAGAGTCAAGAAAGACGCACTCCAGATTGCAGATTTCATCCCCGATAATGAAATGCGCTTTCTCAAATAGACCATCCAGCGCAGGCGCGACTTCGTGGTAGCCGGAGCGATAAGACTGAAAGTGCTCTCCTTTCCGGCTTAT of the Sporosarcina sp. FSL K6-1508 genome contains:
- a CDS encoding ABC-F family ATP-binding cassette domain-containing protein, with translation MSLLTVTNLSHGFGDRAIFEDVSFRLLQGEHIGLVGANGEGKSTFMNIITRKLEPDAGTVSWAKRVRVGYLDQHVALKQGMSIRDVLRTAFQYLYDQEAEMNALFAKMADVDADELEALLEETGEIQEALTHNDFYIIDSKVEEVANGLGLDEFGLDRDVHDLSGGQRTKVLLGKLLLEKPDILLLDEPTNYLDVEHIDWLRNYLQNYANAFILISHDIPFLNSVIQLIYHMENQQITRYAGDYDEFLRVHEMKKQQVEAAFKKQQKEIAHLKDFVARNKANAATSRMAMSRQKKLDKMDVIELDAEKPKPQFDFKQARTPGRFLFETKELVIGYEEPLSKALDLTMERGQKIALSGANGIGKTTLLKSILGEIPALSGSVERGEHLEIGYFEQEAKAENNNTCLEEVWEAFPHFTQYEVRAALARCGLTTKHIESKVKVLSGGERAKVRLCKLINRETNLLVLDEPTNHLDHEAKEELKRALKEYKGSVLLISHEPDFYEGVVTDVWNGENWTTKMF
- a CDS encoding MFS transporter, producing the protein MRKRDFTEIAHYVDSIEEQQKLYKRSLFVVVMSQIFGGAGLAAGITVGALIARDMLGTASYAGVPAALFTLGSALSAFLVGRISQRFGRRYGLSLGFITGGIGAMGVILATTIDNVVLLFISLFVYGAGTSTNLQARYAGTDLANEKQRATAISIAMVSTTIGAVAGPNLVTPMGNFAMTLGIPALAGPFILAAAAYLVAGLTLFLYLRPDPFLVAKAIAVQQEVQVDSNSTEVSKKLHYKINRIGIVVGAMVLVLSHLIMVAIMTMTPIHMQNHGSGLTVVGMVISLHIAAMYLPSLGTGLLVDKVGRTAMVIASGVTLSVAGFIAAFAPGDSMAWLTIALILLGLGWNFGLISGTAIIIDSTDMKTRAKTQGSVDVWVALAGTAGSILSGIIVAYSSYAVLGLLGMYLSLLLIPLIVWKRYKEKKEPY
- a CDS encoding GNAT family N-acetyltransferase, translated to MKRIRLKMVRKNLLNIPEYPLPNGFQIRLFEKGDEHNWARIEASVDEFKDEKNALKHFTKEFGSHIDDMKMRCLFIENEQGEAIATTTAWYGDLRGNGEITGRIHWVGVIPEYQGQKLSKPLLSAAMHILARYHSSAYLTSQTTSYQAVNMYLNYGFEPYRTAPSCEEAWSLMEDTLNRRI